One genomic window of Williamwhitmania taraxaci includes the following:
- a CDS encoding lmo0937 family membrane protein, whose protein sequence is MTNLLYVLAIVILIIWALGFFVFHLGAIIHLLLVLAIISVLIRVIRGKK, encoded by the coding sequence ATGACCAATCTACTTTATGTATTAGCCATTGTTATACTAATTATCTGGGCTCTTGGTTTTTTTGTTTTTCACCTTGGTGCAATTATACACTTGTTATTGGTTTTAGCGATTATTTCCGTTCTCATCAGAGTAATCAGAGGCAAAAAATAG